Proteins co-encoded in one Ruegeria pomeroyi DSS-3 genomic window:
- a CDS encoding helix-turn-helix domain-containing protein has protein sequence MYDSGDYSVSDLAEVFSVSRPTVYRKLQRVQVVG, from the coding sequence ATGTACGACTCCGGGGACTATTCCGTCAGCGACCTGGCCGAGGTATTCTCCGTGTCACGGCCAACTGTCTATCGCAAGTTGCAAAGAGTGCAGGTAGTGGGGTAG
- a CDS encoding helix-turn-helix domain-containing protein, with amino-acid sequence MGKPRPAPACAKGKLRGKQPDRQSRELRRMYDTGDYSVRDLAEVFSVSRPTIYRTLQRVPGVG; translated from the coding sequence ATGGGAAAGCCAAGGCCCGCGCCTGCCTGCGCCAAGGGCAAACTGCGCGGCAAACAGCCGGACCGCCAGTCACGCGAACTGCGCCGAATGTATGACACCGGCGACTATTCCGTCAGAGACCTCGCCGAGGTATTCTCCGTGTCGCGCCCAACGATCTATCGCACGTTGCAAAGGGTGCCGGGCGTGGGGTAG
- a CDS encoding TRAP transporter large permease, with protein sequence MDVAILFSIFVGGLVLGIPVAITLGLSSLAYLIAAGMPPVVMPQKMYAGMDVFVLLSIPGFILAGNLMNQGGITGRIIRFANALVGWIKGGLGLTNIAASMLFGGITGTAVADAASLGGVLIPGMKKAGYPADFSAAVTAASSTVGPIIPPSVPMIIVGALSGISVGKMFLAGAIPGILMGIAMMVTAYIISVRRGFPHQPWQGFGEVARSFAGAIWAIAMTFLIIYGLLSGLATPTETAVVASVYAFIVGAFIYRELPLGKVPGIVANSAVSAAGILALVGFANVFGWILVSERIPQAIADGVLSITDNKFLVILLINLLLLFVGMFMETIAALIILFVPLLSLAQAVGIDPLHFATFAVLNLMIGLTTPPVGVCLFVCANIARLPLAPVVRAIMPFLLTNILVLLAVSYFPPLATWLPSLLIP encoded by the coding sequence ATGGATGTCGCGATCCTCTTCTCGATCTTTGTCGGCGGCCTGGTGCTGGGCATTCCGGTGGCCATTACGCTGGGTCTGTCGTCACTTGCCTATCTGATCGCTGCCGGCATGCCTCCGGTGGTGATGCCCCAGAAAATGTACGCAGGCATGGATGTATTCGTCCTGCTATCCATCCCAGGCTTCATCCTGGCCGGGAACCTGATGAACCAGGGCGGGATCACGGGCAGGATCATCCGCTTTGCCAATGCTCTCGTGGGGTGGATCAAGGGCGGGCTCGGACTGACCAACATCGCCGCTTCGATGCTGTTCGGGGGCATCACCGGCACGGCTGTCGCCGATGCCGCCTCGCTTGGTGGCGTTCTGATCCCGGGCATGAAGAAGGCGGGCTACCCGGCCGATTTCTCGGCCGCAGTTACCGCGGCCTCATCAACTGTCGGCCCGATCATCCCGCCGTCGGTGCCCATGATCATCGTCGGGGCGCTTTCCGGGATCTCGGTCGGCAAGATGTTCCTCGCGGGCGCCATTCCGGGCATCCTGATGGGTATCGCAATGATGGTGACGGCATATATCATTTCGGTGCGTCGCGGCTTCCCGCACCAACCCTGGCAAGGCTTCGGCGAGGTCGCGCGCTCGTTCGCAGGTGCGATCTGGGCCATCGCGATGACCTTCCTGATCATCTATGGGCTTCTCTCGGGGCTTGCCACGCCAACCGAGACGGCGGTGGTCGCCAGCGTCTATGCCTTCATCGTCGGCGCCTTCATCTACCGCGAACTGCCCCTCGGGAAAGTGCCGGGCATCGTCGCCAACAGCGCGGTCTCGGCGGCGGGTATCCTGGCGCTTGTCGGTTTTGCCAATGTCTTCGGGTGGATTCTCGTCTCTGAGCGGATCCCGCAGGCCATCGCCGATGGCGTGCTGTCGATAACGGACAACAAGTTCCTCGTCATTCTGCTGATCAACCTGCTGCTGCTTTTTGTCGGCATGTTCATGGAGACGATCGCGGCGCTGATCATCCTGTTCGTGCCGCTCCTGTCCTTGGCACAGGCGGTCGGAATCGATCCGCTGCACTTCGCCACCTTCGCGGTTCTGAACCTGATGATCGGCTTGACGACGCCGCCGGTCGGCGTCTGCCTTTTCGTCTGCGCCAATATCGCGCGCCTGCCGCTGGCCCCGGTGGTGCGCGCGATAATGCCCTTCCTTCTGACCAATATCCTGGTGCTGCTCGCGGTCAGCTACTTCCCGCCGCTCGCTACCTGGCTTCCATCCCTGCTGATCCCCTGA
- a CDS encoding TRAP transporter small permease — protein MAGRLIQIVVVLARFGAGLAFAVIMAAVLVQVVGRIYGSSPVWTEELTRYALLYMVAFGAGLAFRTGDLVNVDVISESLPGRLPWALRLFSAIATGGLALYLLPHAWKYVAIGKMQTAPAMGIRMDFVHLTVWLMLAGLALFAVLRVIGMLAGADDGTPHIAEEEE, from the coding sequence ATGGCCGGAAGACTGATCCAGATCGTAGTCGTTCTCGCACGGTTCGGCGCGGGCCTGGCGTTTGCCGTCATCATGGCCGCAGTTCTTGTTCAGGTCGTGGGCCGGATCTATGGCTCGTCGCCGGTCTGGACCGAGGAACTGACGCGCTATGCCCTGCTCTACATGGTGGCCTTCGGCGCCGGGCTTGCCTTTCGAACCGGTGACCTTGTCAACGTGGACGTGATCAGCGAGTCCCTTCCCGGCCGTCTGCCTTGGGCGCTGCGCCTTTTCTCGGCGATCGCCACCGGTGGGCTCGCGCTTTATCTGCTGCCACACGCATGGAAATACGTCGCCATCGGCAAGATGCAGACCGCGCCCGCCATGGGTATCCGAATGGACTTCGTCCATCTGACCGTCTGGCTGATGCTGGCTGGACTGGCGCTTTTCGCGGTTCTGCGCGTGATCGGAATGTTGGCGGGCGCCGATGACGGCACACCACACATTGCCGAGGAAGAGGAATAG
- a CDS encoding TRAP transporter substrate-binding protein has protein sequence MHPSKEETSMKFTFKVSALAAAVAVAVAAPVAAQEMTLKLGHLANEENSWHKASVKFGQELSALTDGRIAVEVFPNESLGKEIDLINGMQLGTVDMTITGESLQNWAPKAALLAVPYAFKTIEDMDAFAAGPIGDEIKAQIIEKVQIRPIAYFARGARDLTSNRAITSPADLNGLKMRVPNVPLFVDVWKALGANPGPMAFSEVFTSLQNGTIESQENPLALIRSASFYEVQSHVNLTDHVRSWIYLTIAESTWNKLSADDQNAVMEAAARAQAYERGLFEASLAADRAFLESKGMTFVEVDAAAFQAAAKDAVLANVNEEIKPIVEGLFAE, from the coding sequence ATGCACCCATCCAAGGAGGAAACTAGCATGAAATTCACTTTTAAGGTCTCGGCTCTTGCTGCGGCGGTCGCCGTTGCCGTTGCCGCGCCAGTTGCCGCGCAAGAAATGACGCTGAAGCTTGGCCACCTCGCCAACGAGGAAAACTCGTGGCACAAGGCTTCGGTCAAGTTTGGTCAGGAGCTGTCGGCCCTGACCGACGGCCGGATCGCTGTCGAGGTCTTCCCGAACGAGTCGCTCGGCAAGGAGATCGATCTGATCAACGGCATGCAGCTTGGCACGGTCGACATGACGATCACCGGCGAGAGCCTCCAGAACTGGGCGCCCAAGGCCGCCCTGCTGGCCGTGCCCTACGCGTTCAAGACCATCGAGGACATGGACGCTTTTGCCGCGGGCCCGATCGGTGACGAGATCAAGGCGCAGATCATCGAGAAAGTGCAGATCCGACCGATCGCCTATTTTGCTCGTGGCGCCCGTGACCTGACCTCGAACCGCGCGATCACCTCGCCCGCCGACCTGAACGGCCTGAAGATGCGCGTCCCGAACGTGCCTCTTTTTGTCGACGTTTGGAAAGCGCTTGGGGCCAACCCCGGTCCGATGGCATTCTCGGAGGTATTCACCTCGCTTCAGAATGGCACCATCGAAAGCCAGGAAAACCCGCTGGCCCTGATCCGTTCGGCAAGCTTCTATGAGGTGCAGAGCCACGTAAACCTGACCGATCATGTCCGTTCGTGGATCTACCTGACCATCGCCGAGTCGACCTGGAACAAGCTGTCGGCTGACGACCAGAATGCGGTCATGGAAGCCGCTGCCCGCGCCCAGGCCTATGAGCGTGGCCTCTTTGAGGCGAGCCTTGCCGCCGACCGTGCCTTCCTCGAAAGCAAGGGCATGACGTTTGTCGAGGTCGATGCCGCCGCCTTCCAGGCCGCTGCAAAAGACGCCGTGCTGGCCAACGTCAACGAAGAGATCAAGCCCATCGTGGAAGGCCTTTTTGCCGAGTAA
- a CDS encoding GntR family transcriptional regulator, whose product MRIERNSAWELDPAVPITPQITRILRERIIQNDLKPGDRISESELARAYDVSRQPIREAFIKLADQGLVEVRPQRGTIITKIGYAAVLDARFLREAIEADIAKILAADPDRHVIAELRDQLARQASLDRRDPGAFIRLDELFHRTLAEAAGKGGAWKQIEGLKSQMDRVRYLALGEFGIETLVRQHRAIVDQIELGDVAGSNKAVRHHLREVLKDLPQIVEANRSSFQLPDGDMPLPVNAPIQGGN is encoded by the coding sequence ATGCGGATAGAACGGAATTCAGCCTGGGAACTGGACCCTGCGGTGCCCATTACACCGCAGATCACGCGGATCCTGCGCGAACGCATCATTCAGAACGATCTCAAGCCCGGCGACCGTATTTCGGAATCCGAGCTGGCGCGGGCCTATGACGTCAGCCGCCAGCCGATCCGCGAGGCATTCATCAAACTTGCCGATCAGGGGCTGGTCGAAGTTCGCCCGCAACGCGGCACGATCATTACGAAAATCGGATATGCGGCGGTTCTGGACGCCCGCTTCCTGCGCGAGGCCATCGAGGCCGACATCGCCAAGATACTGGCTGCCGATCCTGACCGGCATGTGATCGCCGAACTGCGCGACCAACTCGCGCGGCAAGCCTCCCTGGACCGTCGCGATCCCGGCGCTTTCATTCGTCTGGACGAACTTTTTCACCGCACCCTCGCCGAGGCTGCCGGAAAGGGGGGCGCCTGGAAACAGATCGAGGGCTTGAAGTCCCAGATGGACCGCGTCCGTTATCTCGCACTCGGCGAATTCGGCATCGAAACACTTGTCCGGCAGCATCGCGCAATCGTGGACCAGATAGAACTCGGCGATGTTGCCGGCTCGAACAAGGCCGTTCGCCACCACCTGCGCGAGGTTCTGAAGGATCTTCCGCAGATCGTCGAAGCCAATCGAAGCTCATTCCAACTGCCGGATGGGGACATGCCCCTGCCGGTCAATGCACCCATCCAAGGAGGAAACTAG
- the uxuA gene encoding mannonate dehydratase — MERTWRWFGPSDRVTLADVAQAGATGIVTALHHVPTGAVWSPDDIELRQNQVATLPDGKPSNLEWSVVESLPVSEDIKKQRGDWRQHIANYRESLRNLAAAGIEVICYNFMPVLDWTRTDLAWRLPNGATCMRFDLIDFVAFDLHILKRERAGEDYEEELRAQAARRFSEMSAEAAETLAGNVVFGLPGAAERFTLEDVREHLAEYAGMREEALRGHLVDFLSEVVPLAQELGLRMCCHPDDPPFPLLGLPRIMSTEAHYKAVMDAVDVPANGITLCSGSLGARPDNDLPGMMDRLGDRVHFLHLRNVKRETANVRGSFYEAEHLGGDTDMVALVEAALREEARRKAAGRRDQSIPFRPDHGQDILDDLGRRAQPGYPSIGRLKGLAELRGIIAALEPRIAAR; from the coding sequence ATGGAAAGAACATGGCGATGGTTCGGTCCGAGCGACAGGGTGACACTCGCCGATGTTGCCCAGGCGGGGGCCACAGGCATTGTCACGGCGCTGCATCACGTGCCGACCGGCGCCGTGTGGTCGCCGGACGACATAGAGCTCCGTCAGAACCAAGTCGCGACCTTGCCAGATGGCAAGCCCTCGAACCTGGAATGGTCGGTTGTCGAGAGCCTTCCGGTTTCCGAGGACATCAAGAAGCAACGGGGTGACTGGCGTCAGCACATCGCCAACTATCGCGAGAGCCTGCGCAACCTTGCGGCCGCCGGGATCGAGGTGATCTGCTACAACTTCATGCCCGTCCTCGACTGGACCCGGACCGACCTGGCTTGGCGCCTGCCGAACGGCGCGACCTGCATGAGGTTCGATCTGATCGACTTCGTTGCCTTCGATCTGCACATCCTGAAACGGGAACGGGCCGGCGAGGATTACGAAGAGGAATTGCGCGCTCAGGCTGCCCGCCGGTTTTCCGAGATGTCGGCGGAGGCTGCGGAAACGCTCGCCGGCAACGTCGTCTTCGGCCTTCCCGGTGCGGCGGAGAGATTCACCTTGGAGGATGTGCGCGAACACCTCGCCGAATACGCGGGGATGCGCGAAGAGGCGCTGCGCGGACATCTGGTCGACTTTTTGTCCGAGGTCGTGCCCCTGGCTCAGGAACTCGGCCTGCGGATGTGCTGCCACCCGGACGATCCGCCCTTTCCGCTTCTGGGCCTGCCCCGGATCATGTCGACCGAAGCACATTACAAGGCCGTGATGGATGCGGTCGATGTTCCCGCCAACGGGATCACGCTTTGCTCTGGCTCACTCGGGGCGCGCCCCGACAACGACCTGCCCGGGATGATGGATCGACTGGGCGACAGGGTGCACTTCCTGCACCTGCGAAACGTAAAGCGCGAAACCGCGAATGTGCGCGGTTCCTTCTACGAAGCCGAGCATCTTGGCGGCGATACCGATATGGTCGCGCTGGTCGAGGCCGCGTTGCGTGAAGAGGCCCGTCGCAAGGCTGCCGGACGGCGCGATCAGTCTATCCCGTTTCGTCCCGATCACGGGCAAGACATCCTCGATGACCTCGGGCGTCGCGCCCAGCCAGGCTATCCCTCGATTGGCCGGCTCAAGGGGCTGGCGGAATTGCGCGGCATCATCGCCGCGCTCGAGCCGAGGATCGCCGCAAGATGA
- a CDS encoding mannitol dehydrogenase family protein, with amino-acid sequence MITPLAGLDGLPKTVRCPAYRREDHGPGIVHIGLGAFHKAHQAVYTDDALAAEGGNWRIIGVSLRSTAPATELGRQDGLYTVIERSVEGTSARVIGAIAAAYSLGRDRQAVLDALCDPSTRIVSLTVTEKAYGIDRKTGGIDRNHPAIAADISDPDNPQGVAGLLVWALSRRRDAGTPPFTVLCCDNLPESGSMLRALLVDYARLAAPHLVDHITNAVAFPSTMVDRITPARTPATLALACDLIQHSDAAAIECEAFRQWVIEDDFPTGRPAWEAGGALLVRDVRPFEDMKLRMLNGTHSMIAYAGFLAGHKYVRDVMADTSLAVLVERHLKAAATTLDPLSGVDFSAYAAELRARFSNPHLEHETYQIAMDGSEKMPQRIFAPALDALEKGQPLDAFAFATACWLRYLMGRTDGGHAYALRDPRETEITAALTGAATAEDILSSISRLPGILPQRLEESATWRRLVINMTTELLSGDIPAVLDRFASDAGRLG; translated from the coding sequence ATGATAACACCGCTTGCCGGGCTCGACGGTTTGCCCAAGACCGTCCGGTGCCCCGCCTACAGGCGCGAAGATCACGGGCCGGGTATCGTCCACATCGGGTTGGGGGCCTTCCACAAGGCGCATCAGGCCGTCTATACCGATGACGCCCTTGCCGCCGAGGGCGGCAACTGGCGCATCATCGGCGTTTCCCTGCGCAGCACGGCGCCGGCGACGGAACTTGGGCGGCAAGACGGTCTCTACACGGTTATCGAGCGCAGCGTCGAGGGCACCTCGGCGCGCGTGATCGGGGCGATTGCGGCGGCCTATTCGCTGGGCCGGGACCGCCAGGCCGTGCTGGACGCGCTTTGCGATCCCTCGACCAGGATCGTCTCTCTGACCGTGACCGAAAAGGCCTATGGTATCGACCGCAAGACCGGCGGGATCGACCGGAACCATCCTGCCATCGCCGCGGATATCTCGGACCCGGACAACCCTCAGGGCGTCGCGGGCCTGTTGGTCTGGGCGCTGAGCCGCAGGAGAGACGCGGGCACGCCCCCGTTTACCGTGCTGTGCTGCGATAACCTGCCGGAAAGCGGAAGCATGCTTCGGGCTCTGCTGGTGGATTACGCACGCTTGGCCGCCCCGCATCTGGTCGATCACATCACGAATGCTGTCGCTTTCCCCTCGACCATGGTGGACAGGATCACGCCCGCGCGCACCCCCGCGACGCTTGCCCTTGCTTGCGACCTCATTCAACACAGTGATGCGGCCGCCATCGAATGCGAGGCTTTCCGGCAATGGGTCATCGAAGATGACTTCCCGACCGGGCGCCCGGCCTGGGAAGCGGGCGGCGCGCTTTTGGTTCGCGATGTGAGACCGTTCGAGGACATGAAGCTGCGCATGCTGAACGGAACGCATTCGATGATCGCCTATGCGGGGTTCCTGGCGGGCCATAAATACGTGCGCGATGTCATGGCCGACACCTCCCTTGCCGTGCTGGTCGAAAGGCATCTCAAGGCGGCGGCGACAACGCTTGATCCCCTCTCTGGCGTTGATTTCAGCGCCTATGCGGCAGAGCTTCGGGCCCGGTTTTCGAACCCGCATCTGGAGCATGAGACCTACCAGATCGCCATGGATGGATCGGAAAAGATGCCGCAGCGCATCTTTGCCCCTGCACTCGATGCGCTTGAAAAAGGCCAGCCACTGGATGCCTTTGCTTTCGCGACGGCCTGTTGGTTGCGCTACCTGATGGGTCGAACCGACGGGGGGCATGCCTATGCGCTGCGCGACCCCCGCGAAACGGAGATCACGGCAGCCCTGACTGGTGCGGCAACAGCGGAAGACATTCTTTCAAGCATTTCCCGGCTGCCCGGAATTCTGCCGCAACGCCTTGAAGAGAGCGCGACCTGGCGGCGTCTTGTCATAAACATGACCACCGAATTGCTCAGCGGCGATATTCCAGCTGTCCTCGACCGGTTCGCCTCGGATGCAGGGCGCTTGGGCTGA